The Alosa sapidissima isolate fAloSap1 chromosome 8, fAloSap1.pri, whole genome shotgun sequence genome contains a region encoding:
- the LOC121715752 gene encoding uncharacterized protein LOC121715752: MSTCPHLDVCIGGELVPCLIDTGSMVSTVTETFFLRHFEPQGQDQMRSCQWLQLRAANGLSIPYVGYLELEVELCRKTIPGCGILIVKDPPGPMGSRVPGVLGMNVLGRCYRELFGQHGPALFKATSVLQAPTLVVEALQQCHQVEVELPSGQLSPVKVRGGRAFRVPGGTMKLIPSTCSSIYAHGMVLFEPPESGLPAGLLALPALVRVVGGTASIPVVNVSTADVLLFPRTLLGTLQHAHVVSLPAGVTEVPSVTATVSSQIVLEPAPSIQEQIEALELPALSTSEWGQVKALLKRYQTVFSAHDGDLGCTKLLSHDIPLVDEVPIRQRYQRIPPSEYEVVKAHIHQLLDAQVIRESCSPFASPIVLVKKKDGSLRLCVDYRQLNAKTRKEAFPLPRIEESLDALAGAKWFSTMDLASGYNQVPVTEGDKAKTAFCTPFGLFEWNRMPFWVM; the protein is encoded by the coding sequence ATGTCTACTTGCCCTCATTTAGACGTGTGCATTGGAGGTGAATTGGTTCCTTGCTTGATAGATACAGGTTCTATGGTATCGACAGTCACAGAGACATTCTTTTTAAGACACTTTGAGCCACAGGGTCAGGACCAGATGCGGTCCTGCCAATGGCTGCAGCTCCGTGCAGCCAACGGACTGTCTATCCCTTATGTCGGCTATTTAGAGTTGGAGGTAGAACTGTGTCGTAAGACTATCCCAGGTTGTGGTATCTTGATTGTGAAAGATCCTCCTGGCCCCATGGGCTCCAGGGTACCTGGGGTGCTTGGAATGAATGTGCTTGGTAGGTGTTATCGTGAGTTGTTCGGTCAGCATGGCCCCGCCTTGTTTAAAGCTACCTCGGTGTTGCAGGCTCCCACCCTCGTGGTTGAGGCCTTGCAACAATGTCATCAAGTAGAGGTTGAGTTGCCATCTGGCCAGCTGAGTCCTGTCAAAGTTCGTGGTGGGCGAGCATTTAGAGTCCCTGGGGGAACTATGAAGCTTATTCCGTCTACCTGTTCAAGCATATATGCCCATGGCATGGTGCTGTTTGAGCCTCCAGAGTCTGGTCTACCAGCTGGATTATTGGCGTTGCCTGCACTAGTTAGGGTAGTTGGTGGTACAGCCTCTATCCCAGTGGTTAATGTGAGTACCGCAGATGTCCTTCTCTTCCCACGCACCTTGCTAGGCACTTTACAGCATGCACACGTAGTCAGCTTGCCGGCTGGAGTAACTGAAGTTCCGTCTGTTACGGCCACAGTCAGTTCCCAGATAGTTCTGGAACCTGCACCTAGCATACAGGAACAGATTGAGGCCTTGGAACTGCCAGCTCTGTCTACATCAGAGTGGGGCCAGGTCAAAGCTTTGCTCAAACGGTACCAGACAGTGTTTTCTGCTCATGATGGTGACCTGGGTTGCACAAAATTGCTGTCGCATGATATTCCGCTGGTTGATGAGGTGCCTATCCGTCAGCGATACCAGCGAATACCCCCATCCGAGTACGAGGTGGTAAAAGCCCACATTCACCAGCTCCTGGATGCACAGGTCATCAGAGAGAGCTGTAGTCCATTTGCCTCCCCTATAGTCTTGGTTAAGAAAAAAGACGGTAGCCTGCGCTTATGTGTAGACTACCGTCAGCTGAATGCCAAGACTAGGAAGGAAGCGTTCCCATTGCCCCGCATCGAAGAGTCGCTGGACGCTTTGGCTGGGGCCAAGTGGTTTTCCACAATGGATTTGGCCAGTGGGTATAACCAGGTCCCGGTCACGGAGGGAGATAAAGCTAAGACCGCTTTCTGCACCCCATTTGGCCTCTTCGAGTGGAATCGAATGCCTTTTTGGGTTATGTAA